A region of Salinibacter sp. 10B DNA encodes the following proteins:
- a CDS encoding SLC13 family permease yields the protein MLLSRLPILLTQAAPTFTVDMFVVLGLIAAVLGLFISEIVPIDITALGTMVAVILLEPWTGVGPADGVSGFASTATVTVLAMFILSEGIRRTGVLRRLGNRIVEWAKGSFYKQYGALIGLSGTTAGVINNTPVVAMMIPMAVNLARRTKLSPSKLLMPISFASMLGGMLTLIGTSTSILASDVSARLLGHPFSMFEFTALGAIVLVTGWIYLLTVGHRLVPERIKPQEDLTEEFEISGYLSEVVVTEESPLVGYTVRQALEQLELDVDIVRMERDGKAFAAPLGSKQFRPGDELLLRTNRDTLMQLIRTQKLEPEARTKTFREKDFEIERKGEALAEIVLLSDNPLVGETLRTITFAQRFDALVLAIRRKGELLYDNVDQVPLQGGDTLLVQASGQALKQFERGRSFVVIQADEEASFRTEKLPLALGIIGLVVGLAALEVVPIMVSALGGIVAMVATGCVRPNEVYEAVDWSVIFLLAGLIPLGMAMERSGTAAYLATAITDIGTSLPALVLLFVFYIVTSLVTQVISNNASVILMIPMAVEAAQITGADPFSFVLAVTFGASCALLTPIGYQTNLMVYGPGGYRFTDFVRMGAPLQLLLAFVTCGGIWAIWGV from the coding sequence ATGCTCCTATCTCGTCTTCCGATTCTCCTCACTCAGGCGGCCCCCACGTTCACCGTGGATATGTTCGTCGTGCTGGGGTTGATTGCCGCGGTGCTCGGCCTTTTTATCTCGGAAATCGTCCCCATTGACATCACGGCACTCGGCACGATGGTCGCGGTCATTCTCCTGGAGCCGTGGACGGGGGTCGGGCCGGCAGACGGCGTCTCGGGCTTTGCCAGCACGGCCACCGTCACGGTCCTCGCCATGTTTATTCTGAGTGAGGGCATTCGGCGTACCGGGGTGCTTCGGCGCCTGGGCAATCGGATTGTGGAGTGGGCAAAGGGGAGCTTCTACAAACAGTACGGTGCACTCATCGGCCTTTCCGGCACCACGGCGGGCGTCATCAACAACACGCCGGTGGTAGCCATGATGATTCCGATGGCGGTCAACCTGGCCCGTCGCACGAAGCTTTCCCCCTCGAAGCTGCTGATGCCCATTTCGTTTGCCTCCATGCTTGGGGGCATGCTCACGCTCATCGGGACCTCTACCTCCATCCTGGCGAGTGACGTGAGCGCACGACTGTTGGGGCACCCGTTCTCAATGTTCGAATTTACGGCGCTGGGGGCGATTGTCCTCGTGACGGGATGGATCTATCTTCTGACCGTGGGGCATCGGCTCGTTCCGGAGCGCATTAAGCCACAGGAAGATCTGACGGAGGAATTCGAGATTAGTGGATACCTGTCAGAAGTAGTGGTGACCGAGGAGTCTCCCTTGGTGGGCTATACGGTGCGGCAGGCCTTGGAGCAGTTGGAACTGGACGTAGACATCGTGCGCATGGAGCGAGACGGGAAGGCGTTCGCCGCCCCGCTGGGCAGCAAGCAGTTTCGTCCCGGCGACGAGCTTCTGCTCCGCACCAATCGCGACACGCTGATGCAGCTCATCCGAACGCAAAAACTGGAGCCCGAGGCGCGTACGAAGACGTTCCGGGAAAAGGACTTCGAGATCGAGCGGAAGGGGGAGGCGCTCGCAGAAATTGTATTGCTTTCCGACAATCCCCTCGTTGGGGAGACGCTCCGTACCATCACGTTTGCTCAGCGGTTTGACGCGCTCGTGCTGGCCATTCGACGCAAGGGGGAGCTCCTCTATGACAATGTCGACCAGGTGCCCCTGCAGGGGGGGGACACGCTCCTCGTGCAGGCGTCTGGCCAGGCCCTCAAACAATTCGAGCGCGGCCGGTCGTTCGTCGTCATTCAGGCCGACGAAGAGGCTTCCTTTCGAACCGAGAAGCTTCCGCTGGCACTTGGCATTATCGGGCTGGTGGTGGGCCTCGCGGCGCTGGAGGTGGTGCCCATCATGGTATCGGCGCTCGGCGGCATCGTGGCGATGGTCGCGACCGGGTGCGTGCGGCCCAATGAGGTGTACGAGGCGGTGGACTGGAGCGTGATTTTCTTACTGGCCGGCCTCATCCCGCTGGGAATGGCGATGGAGCGCTCCGGCACGGCGGCGTATCTGGCTACGGCCATCACGGATATAGGGACGTCCTTGCCGGCGCTGGTGCTCCTGTTTGTGTTTTACATCGTCACCTCGCTGGTCACGCAGGTGATCAGCAACAATGCCAGCGTCATTTTGATGATTCCGATGGCCGTGGAGGCAGCGCAGATCACGGGGGCGGATCCGTTCTCGTTCGTTCTGGCCGTTACGTTCGGCGCGAGCTGCGCCCTCCTCACGCCCATTGGGTACCAGACCAATCTCATGGTCTACGGCCCGGGCGGCTACCGCTTCACGGATTTCGTGCGAATGGGGGCGCCCCTTCAACTGCTCCTCGCGTTCGTGACCTGCGGCGGCATCTGGGCGATTTGGGGCGTGTAG
- a CDS encoding HAD-IA family hydrolase → MSLTCHSIIFDLDGVLVDSEAAVEQQWRAWAEHRGIPFEEVEAVYHGRPAFEVIQEVAPHLDADAETERMSGTLDTAPEALRRFDGAKKMLEDLPDERWTIATSGRFRTATGRLSHVGLPIPDTMVTADDIENGKPAPDPYLLAAKRLGVEAERCVVLEDAPAGVASAQQAGATVIGVATATGAENLSAADAVVSSVADVEIEQNGPGDLHVHCPTTATHNP, encoded by the coding sequence ATGTCCTTGACGTGCCATTCCATTATCTTCGATCTCGACGGCGTGCTCGTCGACTCCGAGGCCGCGGTGGAGCAACAGTGGCGAGCGTGGGCCGAGCACCGGGGCATTCCGTTCGAAGAGGTGGAGGCTGTGTACCACGGCCGGCCGGCGTTCGAGGTGATTCAAGAGGTAGCGCCTCACCTCGATGCCGACGCCGAAACCGAACGCATGAGCGGAACGCTCGACACTGCCCCCGAGGCGCTTCGCCGGTTCGACGGCGCGAAGAAAATGCTGGAGGATCTGCCCGACGAGCGCTGGACCATCGCGACGAGTGGACGCTTCCGTACGGCGACCGGGCGGCTGTCGCACGTTGGCCTTCCCATCCCCGACACCATGGTGACGGCCGACGACATCGAGAACGGCAAGCCAGCCCCGGACCCGTACCTTCTCGCTGCCAAACGACTGGGGGTGGAGGCAGAGCGCTGTGTGGTTCTTGAAGACGCCCCGGCAGGGGTGGCATCTGCCCAACAGGCCGGTGCCACCGTCATTGGAGTTGCGACAGCGACGGGAGCTGAAAACCTGTCGGCGGCCGACGCCGTGGTCTCATCCGTGGCGGACGTGGAGATCGAGCAGAACGGCCCCGGCGACCTCCATGTCCACTGTCCTACCACGGCAACGCACAACCCCTAA
- a CDS encoding SMP-30/gluconolactonase/LRE family protein has protein sequence MKQPLPLTITVLFLIGIASGPALAQETPSSYPVGNPVGTPAVPSADQSFAPASSNVTVYGAIYSAESCTYDPERDVIVVPNRGAPQSARTNDAFISFINHDGSVRTPRWIGVQSPSARAELDPPLTLNHPLGSDIANGTLHLADQDGGTSEDDPSVAVVRQFDLKTGTPVGEIRIENAPWINDIEVTNDGTIYVTQTGDLGQDPDPSTWRVWKITPDGTPEVFAQGDPLRQPNGLGIDRAGHIVVVNYGNDEVLTFSRDGELLKTEKAAQPGGDGLVIMDDGTKYVSSVAQGGISRIRPGESAELIARNIPSAASMCYDPKAHQLVVPMNPNNGLAFVSLE, from the coding sequence ATGAAACAACCTCTCCCCCTCACGATCACCGTCCTTTTCCTCATCGGTATTGCCTCTGGGCCTGCACTTGCCCAGGAAACGCCCTCGTCCTACCCGGTTGGAAATCCCGTCGGCACGCCGGCCGTCCCCAGCGCCGACCAGTCATTCGCTCCGGCCTCCTCGAACGTCACCGTCTACGGCGCCATCTACTCCGCAGAGAGCTGCACGTACGACCCGGAGCGGGACGTGATTGTGGTGCCCAACCGCGGCGCCCCCCAGAGCGCCCGCACCAACGACGCCTTCATCTCCTTCATCAACCACGACGGCTCGGTGCGCACACCCCGGTGGATCGGTGTGCAGAGTCCCTCAGCGCGAGCCGAACTGGACCCGCCCCTCACCCTGAACCATCCGCTGGGCAGCGACATCGCCAATGGGACCCTTCACCTGGCCGACCAGGACGGCGGGACGAGCGAAGACGATCCGAGCGTGGCCGTCGTTCGCCAGTTTGACCTAAAGACCGGCACGCCCGTCGGCGAGATTCGCATCGAGAACGCCCCCTGGATCAACGACATTGAGGTCACGAACGACGGCACCATCTACGTTACCCAGACCGGCGATCTGGGCCAGGACCCGGACCCGTCGACGTGGCGCGTCTGGAAAATTACGCCGGACGGCACGCCAGAGGTCTTCGCGCAGGGCGATCCGCTGCGCCAGCCCAACGGCCTCGGCATCGACCGGGCAGGGCATATTGTCGTCGTCAACTACGGCAACGACGAGGTCCTGACGTTCTCCCGGGACGGAGAGCTGCTGAAAACGGAAAAGGCCGCGCAGCCGGGCGGCGACGGTCTCGTGATCATGGACGATGGCACGAAGTACGTGAGCAGTGTCGCCCAGGGAGGCATTTCCCGCATTCGCCCCGGCGAGTCCGCAGAGCTGATTGCCCGCAACATTCCGAGTGCGGCGTCGATGTGCTACGACCCCAAGGCGCATCAACTCGTGGTGCCGATGAATCCGAACAATGGGCTGGCTTTTGTGTCGCTTGAATAG
- a CDS encoding carbohydrate binding family 9 domain-containing protein, with translation MVRSLRFLVVLLLLHPLSVLGQDAPRQIKVNYISGNITVDGAMDEAVWSQADVATNFWQFFPTDTARAEHPTQMRMLYNETTLYVAARAEVPEDDYVVSTLRRDFSGTTSDNITVMFDTYRNGTNAYLFGVNPYGVKREALISGGGDEGGDFNDTWDEKWRAESRRHDDQYVVEMAIPFSSLSYPEGSRRWRFQGYRWDFQVNERSVWSRVPQNQLMINLGFLGEMVFERPLGGSSSPIAVIPYVNTGTQRDFVPGETDNQFRMGGDAKVDVGQGLTLDLTVNPDFSNVEADEFVTNVTRFEISRPEKRQFFIDNNDLFQFGSPFQDDVPFFSRRIGIARDSTGRFVENRILGGARLSGNLSEDWRLGVLNIQTDENSGLQIPSNNNAMVALKRRVFARSTVGAFFINRQTVGDYGFVSPEEEYNRVLGLDYNLATSDNVWTGTFYLHKSFQPDDYVGNYSAQSLLQYNTRTYSGIADFVYVGQDYQSDLGFIPRKDIFKSGKSISRTFWPESGLVNNHTVDLTTVHYWRPNLDFKLTDQHLRAGWSAEFADQSSFEVEYSNRFVFLTNGFDPTRSDDGAPLPGDRGFRFNQITSQYESDSSNDFYFNAESTVGGFFNGNRYSFGGQLNLNVQPWAVLSMGANYDRIRLPDPYADADLWLLTPEADITFSKSLFWSTLVQYSTQRNTFGVNSRLQWRFAPLSDLYLVYNDNYFTDRFSPRRRSLTLKLTYWLNL, from the coding sequence ATGGTCCGATCCTTACGATTCCTTGTTGTCCTTCTTCTCCTCCATCCTCTGTCTGTACTCGGGCAAGACGCGCCGCGCCAGATCAAGGTGAACTACATCTCCGGGAACATTACCGTCGACGGCGCAATGGACGAGGCGGTCTGGAGCCAGGCCGACGTGGCCACCAACTTCTGGCAGTTCTTTCCCACGGATACGGCTCGGGCTGAGCACCCCACCCAGATGCGCATGCTTTACAACGAAACCACGCTCTACGTGGCCGCCCGCGCCGAAGTGCCTGAGGACGACTACGTGGTGTCCACCCTCCGGCGGGACTTCAGCGGCACCACCAGCGACAACATCACCGTGATGTTCGACACCTACCGGAACGGCACCAACGCCTATCTCTTCGGCGTCAATCCGTACGGGGTGAAGCGGGAGGCCCTCATCTCCGGCGGGGGCGACGAAGGAGGCGACTTCAACGACACCTGGGACGAGAAGTGGCGCGCCGAGAGCCGGCGGCACGACGACCAGTATGTCGTCGAGATGGCCATTCCGTTTAGTTCGCTTTCTTATCCAGAAGGAAGTCGGCGCTGGCGGTTTCAGGGGTACCGGTGGGACTTTCAGGTCAACGAGCGCAGCGTCTGGTCCCGGGTTCCACAGAACCAGCTCATGATCAATTTGGGCTTTCTCGGAGAAATGGTGTTCGAGCGGCCACTGGGCGGGTCCTCGTCCCCAATCGCCGTCATCCCGTACGTGAACACGGGGACGCAGCGGGATTTCGTGCCCGGCGAGACGGACAACCAGTTCCGCATGGGCGGCGACGCAAAAGTGGACGTGGGGCAAGGGCTGACGCTGGACCTCACGGTCAACCCCGACTTCTCCAATGTGGAGGCGGACGAGTTCGTGACCAACGTCACCCGCTTCGAGATCTCCCGCCCCGAGAAACGGCAGTTCTTTATCGACAACAACGATCTCTTCCAGTTTGGAAGCCCGTTTCAGGATGACGTCCCCTTTTTCTCCCGGCGCATCGGCATTGCGCGAGACAGCACGGGGCGGTTCGTCGAGAATCGGATTCTCGGCGGTGCGCGGCTAAGCGGCAACCTGAGCGAAGATTGGCGGCTCGGCGTTCTCAACATCCAGACCGACGAAAACAGCGGCCTTCAGATCCCCTCGAACAACAACGCGATGGTGGCCCTGAAGCGGCGGGTCTTTGCCCGCTCGACCGTCGGGGCCTTCTTCATCAACCGGCAGACGGTCGGAGACTACGGCTTCGTGTCCCCAGAGGAAGAGTACAACCGGGTCCTCGGCCTCGACTATAACCTCGCCACGTCGGACAACGTCTGGACCGGCACCTTCTACCTGCACAAGTCCTTCCAGCCGGACGACTACGTCGGGAATTATTCGGCCCAATCCCTTCTGCAATACAACACGCGGACGTACAGCGGCATTGCCGATTTCGTGTACGTCGGGCAGGACTACCAGTCGGATCTCGGGTTTATCCCCCGGAAGGACATCTTCAAGTCCGGAAAGAGCATCTCCCGTACCTTCTGGCCCGAATCCGGCCTCGTGAACAACCATACCGTTGACCTCACGACTGTTCACTACTGGCGCCCCAATCTCGACTTCAAGCTGACGGACCAGCACCTACGGGCCGGGTGGAGTGCCGAGTTTGCGGACCAGTCCTCCTTCGAGGTGGAGTACAGCAATCGGTTTGTGTTCCTAACAAACGGGTTCGATCCCACCCGGTCGGACGACGGAGCCCCTCTTCCGGGCGACAGAGGCTTCCGATTCAATCAGATCACGAGCCAGTACGAGTCGGACAGCTCGAATGACTTCTACTTCAACGCGGAGTCGACGGTCGGGGGCTTTTTCAATGGAAACCGGTATTCGTTCGGCGGGCAGCTCAATCTCAACGTTCAGCCCTGGGCCGTCCTCAGCATGGGGGCAAACTACGACCGCATTCGCCTGCCCGATCCGTACGCGGACGCGGACCTGTGGCTGTTGACCCCGGAGGCAGACATCACGTTCAGCAAGTCGCTGTTCTGGTCCACCCTCGTGCAGTACAGCACTCAGCGAAATACGTTTGGGGTCAATTCCCGCCTGCAGTGGCGTTTTGCCCCGCTGTCGGACCTGTACCTCGTGTACAACGACAATTACTTCACCGACCGCTTCTCGCCCCGCCGCCGCTCGCTGACCCTGAAGCTGACGTACTGGCTGAACCTCTGA